The proteins below are encoded in one region of Juglans microcarpa x Juglans regia isolate MS1-56 chromosome 4D, Jm3101_v1.0, whole genome shotgun sequence:
- the LOC121259040 gene encoding ankyrin repeat domain-containing protein 27-like: protein MWQHTGNWFLSINKDISSGTSEEQWTYQERQDIKSKLFRMAMEGKWDEAAELYEQDEWAQTAKITNSGDTALHIAVSVGKEDNVRQLIQSIWDPSRLRQVLETRNDRGNTPLHSAASMGNVAMCRCIATVYPELVGATNNNGDTPFVMAALHGEKAAFFCLHFICLSKDMDGYQFSWRKNDDTILHCAIAGDYFDLAFQIIHLYPKLARSVNQKGLTPLHLLASKPSAFRSGSHLEGYYKIIYHCILVDPLEVEASIKQPDSPGDKKKMNPETYRACNGLLQSFWRMVQGVTGKNRNGEETETKTESKGREKTDAENPEPKAGRPGNRG from the exons ATGTGGCAGCACACAGGAAATTGGTTTCTGAGTATAAATAAAG ACATTTCGAGTGGTACGAGCGAAGAGCAATGGACTTATCAGGAAAGGCAGGACATCAAGAGCAAGTTGTTCAGAATGGCAATGGAAGGCAAATGGGATGAAGCTGCCGAGCTGTATGAACAAGACGAATGGGCTCAAACGGCCAAAATCACCAATTCAGGAGACACAGCATTACACATAGCTGTCTCCGTTGGCAAAGAAGACAACGTCAGACAACTTATACAATCAATTTGGGATCCATCCCGACTCAGACAGGTTCTTGAGACTCGGAACGACCGAGGGAATACTCCGCTCCATTCTGCTGCATCAATGGGGAATGTTGCCATGTGTCGATGCATTGCAACAGTTTATCCAGAGTTGGTAGGTGCTACTAATAATAACGGGGATACCCCTTTTGTAATGGCAGCACTGCATGGTGAAAAAGCAGCTTTCTTTTGTCTTCACTTTATCTGTCTCAGTAAGGATATGGATGGCTATCAATTTTCCTGGAGGAAGAATGATGACACCATCCTTCATTGTGCCATTGCTGGGGACTACTTCG ATTTGGCATTCCAAATAATTCACTTGTATCCGAAACTGGCACGCTCTGTAAATCAGAAAGGACTCACTCCTCTCCATCTACTAGCGAGCAAGCCTTCAGCTTTTAGAAGCGGTAGCCACCTTGAAGGATACTACAAAATCATTTATCACT GCATATTGGTTGATCCGCTCGAGGTGGAAGCATCCATCAAGCAGCCAGATAGTCCCGgggataaaaagaaaatgaatccAGAGACGTACAGAGCATGCAACGGCTTGTTGCAATCGTTTTGGAGAATGGTTCAAGGTG TGACAGGGAAAAACAGGAATGGAGAGGAAACAGAGACAAAAACTGAAAGCAAAGGTAGAGAGAAAACAGATGCAGAGAACCCTGAACCAAAGGCAGGACGTCCAG GGAATAGGGGTTGA